ATCCAATCCTGGGGACTCTCCACTGGATCCAAAGCTGCTGAATCCCTGCCTTGCCTTTGCCCTGTCCTTATAACACCTCCTTTTGTGTCTAGCACTAGCTGGAGCCAGCGGGAACCCCAACAGCAGACCGTATTTGCCCCAAGAGTTTTCTGTGAGCTTAGACGGGTGCTCTGTGCCAGATTCAGCCTTTCCACCAGTGGAGTTCCTGTCAGCAGGCAGAGATATGCCTCTCTCCAGTCCTAATCCCTTTCAGTCAGTGAATCTAGAGTTTAGGATTGTTCTgcccattttaaaatatgttcatcttttttttttttaaagtgcttttgttTGTAACAGCTTTTATTGTGATAGCTTTTCAACTGTTGTATTTATTTTGAACCACCCAGAGAATTTGTGTTATGGGATGGCTATATAAATtcagttaaaaataaatgaacaaattacttAACTATGGCTGTCCGATAGGAACATTAGGTGACCTGAGAAGTTGTTACAAATGTTTCATCGGCAGAATCACCTCCACTTGCTTTACAGAACAACCCCCTTCTCCTCTCCACATTTGTTTTACAGTTCTCCCAACCCCTTCAGAGCTGATTGGGTGCTGGGGGGTATATGGGAAGATGAAAGGGGAGAAATCCCTATTGCattagcagaagtccttgcataaGAACACTTACTTGAATCCAGCCTCTGGACTTTTGTATATTTTTTAACCACTGCATATGATCTTTCGTGGCACAAATACAATGATGTGGATAAAAGCAGCTCTAAAAGTTGCAGGAATGTTGAAGATTAAATTTACCTGAAGCAAGCAGGTATCCTTTCTGACAAATTTATGGCTGTACCCTCTTTCTGCTGTGGATTATGgcgttttgttttggttttgcttttttatatctTTATTGGCATAAGGGATTATGCAGCCTCATGAAAGATACAGGGTTTAGGATGAAAACAAAATATGGCAGGATTGAAATAAAATGCTTCCGGGCGAGCGGGGAGAGGGCGGAGGAGCGGCGCGGGCGCCCCCGGATCCTGCCCCCCATGGCGGCCTCCGGATCCTGCACCCCGCCCGGCTTCCCCAAGGCCATCCTGAGGGCCGAGGTGCAAGGCAAGTACCTGTGCTCCGAGTGCGAGGATCTGCTGCGCCGCCCCTTCCAGGCCCAGTGCGGCCACCGCTACTGCGCCTACTGCCTGAAGAAGCTGGTGGGCTCGGGGCCCCTGCCCTGCGCTGCCTGCCTCCGGGAAGGGCTGTACGAAGAGGGCGTCTCCGTCTTGGACAGCGCCACGGCTTTCCCCGATAACGCCGCACGGCGCGAGGTGGAAAGCCTCCCGGCCGCCTGCACCcgcagggactgtccctggaaaggtACCGTCAAGGAGTATGAGTTTGCCGATCACGTCCGGAGCTGCGGAAGGTTCCGGGCGCCGTGCCGCTTCCGGCCTGTCGGCTGCGGCGAGGTGCTGGAGAAGGAGGCCCTGCCCCTCCATGAGGCCCAGAACTTTCCGGAACATCTCGGCCTACTCCTGAACTTCGCCCTCCGGCTGGGGGCCAAAGACCCCCATTTCTTCGGGGCCCCCCATTCAGCCCCAGAGCCCCGTTTCTTCGGGGGCCCCGATCTGGTCCAAGACCCCCAATTGGTCCAAGAGCCCCACTTATTCGGGGCCCCCCATTCGGCCAAAGACCCCCCTTTGGTCCTGGACCCCCATTTCTTCGGGGGCCCTGATCTGGTCCAAGAGCCCCGTCTGACCGGGGCCCCCAATTTGGCCCCCCATTTGGTCAGAGACCCCCATTTATTGGGGCCCCCAATTCAGCCCAAGACCCCCATCTGGTTGGGGCCCCCAATTTGGCTAAAGAccccctgtgatggcctgggattccgattctgagagtgaaccggaggaatcccagccggcacaggagtccctgtgggcaaggcctagattctgaggagcctgcacctgtgccagatcctcaggagcaggcaccaggtgaaaccactctggccccagaggtgcttgaggactcagtgtctacaggtgagcctcccccggggcccagtaacccttcagcctctcctgaactgcagaggcttagggcagagaggcgaagggaactggtttctcccaggaggagtgctcgccttaaggccaggagaggcggggctcctgggggccgggaccgcccctggccttagaaatGATAAAgatcagtcagcccggtcccaggttgcgggagcaacatcgttgtggagtacctgctcttaCCCAGACCTAGATCAGCACTTCCAGTGTGCCTGTCCCtcacccggcttcctgcttctgactctccagtgttcctgttcctcgcccggcttcctgcttctgaccttccagtgttcctgttccccgcctggcttcctgcttctgctctaccagcgttcctgttccccgcccggctccctgtttcggacctcgcatCTCATCTTGTGAACGTCTAcccggctagtgactcaggactgaactttggctacggtaatagtaccttcccccccaggaccagcacacccCCCTTTCCTCAGGGGCCCCACTTTGGCACAAGACCCCCATCCAATTGGGGGCCCTGATTCGTCCCAAGACCCCCATCCAATTGGGGGCCCCGATTCGTCCCAAGACCCCCATCCAATCAGGGGCCCCGATTCAGCCAGGGTACCCCATTCACCCCAAGACCCCCATTTATTTGGGGCCCCACATTCGGCCCAAGACCCCCATCTAATCAGGGGCCCCAATTCAGCCCCAGACCCCCATTTTCTCGGGGCCCCAAATTTGTCCCAAGACCCCCATCCAATTGGGGGCCCCGATCCGCCCCCAGACCCCCATTTCCTTGGGCCCCCGGCCCCCCAGCCCTGGGCGGCCCTCGAACTCAAGACCGCCACCCTAGAGAAGATCGTCTGCGTCCTCAACCGGGAAGTGGAGCGGCTGGCAGCCGAATCAGTGCAAGAGCGGCGCCGGGAAGAGGAGCGCGTCGAAGCGCTGACCCACAAGATCCGGAGCCTGGAGAGGAACCTGGCGCTGAAGGAGGCGGGTCTGGCGGAAGTGGAGTCGACGCTTCGGCGCGCGGAAGAGGCGACCTATGACGGTGTCTTGATCTGGAACGTGGAGGAAGTGGGGCGGAAGAGGCAGGAAGCGGTGGCCGGCCGGGCACCGGCCGTCTTCTCGCCGGCCTTCTACACCAGCCGCTACGGCTACAAGATGTGCCTCTGCCTCTACCTCAATGGCGACGGATCCGGGCGCaacacccacctctccctcttcttcGTCCTCATGAAGGGGCCCAATGACGCCCTCCTGAAGTGGCCCTTCAACCAGAAGGTCACCCTGATGCTCCTGGACCAGGACCACCGGGAGCACGTGATCGACGCCTTCCGTCCGGACGTGACCTCCTCCTCTTTCCAGCGTCCAATTGGCGCGCTGAACGTGGCCAGCGGCTGCCTCCTTTTCTGCCCCCTTTCCAAGATGGCCGCCCGGGACTCCTACGTCCAGGACGACACCCTCTTCATCAAGGCCATCGTCGACCTAACCGGACTCTGAATCGGCGCGTCTACACGGGGGGCGGCTACTCCGCTTTCACTCCCGCTCCTGGTTCCcggtggagtcagtctggagtcACTCCGGTTTTGccccatttcccccatttttccaACCCAAAAAACTCAATCCGGACTCTGAATCCGGTGGCGCGTCTACATGGGGGGCGGCTACTCCGCTTTCGCTCCCTATCCTGGTTCCCGGTGGAGTCAGTCGGAAAGTGgagaaataaaatgatggtggcaGGTTTCAGCTTATTTTATTGGGTTGCATTTTGTATTATTAAGTTGCTTTTTTTGTATAAAGCTactaagaaatataataaataagaatgaaactaacagtgcagtcctaacaATGTCCATTCAGAAGTAAGTGCCAATGAGTTTCATGGGGCTTATTTCCATGTAAGTAGGTATAGGATTTTGGTGTAACCCATAAAACCACGCATCTCAACCTTGCTATATTTGCATCGAATGTTTTAAACCCCCATCTAATTTAGTGCCCAAATTATTTACTGTAAATGACACAAAATATTTCTCAAGATTTACAGATCTGTACGCTTTCACCCCATTTTGGTTTTAAAGTGACAGTCTTAGCCTTCATttgaaaaataacaacaacagctatTTGCAAACACTTAATCA
The Podarcis muralis chromosome 1, rPodMur119.hap1.1, whole genome shotgun sequence DNA segment above includes these coding regions:
- the LOC114583944 gene encoding TNF receptor-associated factor 2, translating into MAASGSCTPPGFPKAILRAEVQGKYLCSECEDLLRRPFQAQCGHRYCAYCLKKLVGSGPLPCAACLREGLYEEGVSVLDSATAFPDNAARREVESLPAACTRRDCPWKGTVKEYEFADHVRSCGRFRAPCRFRPVGCGEVLEKEALPLHEAQNFPEHLGLLLNFALRLGRCLRTQGPTLAQDPHPIGGPDSSQDPHPIGGPDSSQDPHPIRGPDSARVPHSPQDPHLFGAPHSAQDPHLIRGPNSAPDPHFLGAPNLSQDPHPIGGPDPPPDPHFLGPPAPQPWAALELKTATLEKIVCVLNREVERLAAESVQERRREEERVEALTHKIRSLERNLALKEAGLAEVESTLRRAEEATYDGVLIWNVEEVGRKRQEAVAGRAPAVFSPAFYTSRYGYKMCLCLYLNGDGSGRNTHLSLFFVLMKGPNDALLKWPFNQKVTLMLLDQDHREHVIDAFRPDVTSSSFQRPIGALNVASGCLLFCPLSKMAARDSYVQDDTLFIKAIVDLTGL